A stretch of Macrobrachium rosenbergii isolate ZJJX-2024 chromosome 12, ASM4041242v1, whole genome shotgun sequence DNA encodes these proteins:
- the LOC136844203 gene encoding uncharacterized PE-PGRS family protein PE_PGRS54-like: MKFLWLLIAVLALVAADDSGSPSHSDDDHDDDDVAAGGVQGRTGAGGKQGSSRFFDVGLGGGIGGGIGGGFGGFGGLGGIGAGLGALGGLGGFGGLGGLGGIGGIGGIGAVRPPSDCRYWCRTPQGQAYCCESALEPQSFAGVVKPGFCPPVRPVCPPVRNFLPPAPCSNDGACGGVDKCCFDTCLQQHVCKPPLGFGRR; encoded by the coding sequence ATGAAGTTCCTGTGGTTGCTGATTGCCGTCTTAGCCCTCGTGGCTGCAGACGATAGCGGCTCCCCTTCTCACTCTGACGACGACCACGACGACGACGACGTTGCTGCTGGAGGCGTCCAGGGTCGTACCGGAGCAGGAGGAAAGCAGGGTTCCAGCAGATTCTTCGATGTTGGCTTAGGCGGTGGTATCGGTGGTGGTATTGgcggaggatttggaggatttggaggattggGAGGTATTGGAGCTGGTTTGGGAGCTCTTGGTGGGCTTGGTGGTTTTGGTGGGCTTGGTGGTCTTGGTGGCATTGGAGGTATCGGTGGTATCGGCGCTGTCAGGCCCCCAAGTGACTGCCGCTACTGGTGCAGGACTCCCCAGGGTCAGGCCTACTGCTGCGAGAGCGCCCTCGAACCCCAGAGCTTCGCTGGAGTAGTCAAACCAGGATTCTGCCCTCCTGTCCGCCCCGTCTGCCCACCCGTCAGGAACTTCCTCCCACCAGCACCCTGCTCCAACGATGGTGCCTGCGGTGGTGTTGACAAGTGCTGCTTCGACACCTGTCTGCAACAGCACGTCTGCAAGCCCCCTCTCGGCTTTGGACGTCGCTGA